One genomic segment of Photobacterium sp. DA100 includes these proteins:
- a CDS encoding regulatory protein ToxS: protein MSVDTHKKSVKHFIYQYWAFILVGLSALFSTWLYYSSDYKQEQLLISREWQSRTVSRIEETELEQLGMLRRVEQTSHVVYLPNSTYSRITLMRLFSDNEQPLTIHISESGNWDVSGKYLLTEPTEFKDITSGTNEDFQPEHLKIINKLYRMDAQQSRRMDIINEKTILLTSLSYGSHILYSL from the coding sequence ATGTCAGTAGATACTCACAAGAAGTCGGTCAAGCACTTCATTTACCAATATTGGGCGTTTATCCTGGTTGGCCTATCTGCACTGTTCAGTACTTGGTTGTACTACTCTAGCGATTACAAACAGGAGCAGCTGCTGATCTCCCGTGAATGGCAGTCTAGAACCGTCAGCCGCATCGAAGAAACCGAACTTGAGCAGCTCGGTATGCTCCGCCGCGTAGAACAAACCAGCCATGTGGTCTACCTGCCGAACAGCACTTACTCGCGGATCACGTTGATGAGACTGTTCAGCGACAATGAACAGCCGCTAACCATCCACATTTCGGAGTCTGGCAACTGGGATGTCAGCGGTAAATACCTACTGACAGAGCCTACCGAGTTTAAGGATATCACCTCGGGCACCAATGAGGACTTCCAGCCTGAGCACCTGAAGATCATCAACAAGCTCTACCGTATGGATGCTCAGCAAAGCCGTCGCATGGATATCATCAATGAGAAGACCATCTTGCTCACCAGCCTGTCTTACGGCTCGCATATCCTGTACTCGCTGTAA